The genomic DNA AGAAAACATTTGAACATTGCTTGAACCAAAGATGGGTGCGGCGGAGTCTTCGGCCAAGCTTGCTAGCTCTGTCCATGACTTCGTCGTGAAGGTCTAGACTCTAGTCTCCATCCTGCCCTTGATTTCTTTCTGGCATCCATTTCTCTCATCGAATGTGTCCTCGTTTATATGTGAAACTTTGACAGACTGCATTGCTTTGTTTAATGAGTGCACTTGTACTATGTATGAAGAATAGAACAAAATCCAAATTCTTGGTTTTCTTTTAACAGTTATGGTATTTGAAATCTTGAATTCCACAATTTATTTTCCAGGACTCGAAGGGAAATGATGTGGAGCTTAGCAGATACAAGGGGAAGGTTCTGCTTATCGTGAATGTGGCTTCCCAATGGTTAGATTTTTAAATTTTCATTTAGATGGTTTATCGAGTTTTTCATTCTTTTTGTGTGTGTTTTTCTACCTGACTTTGATACTCTTGTAGCGGTCTGACGAATTCCAACTATACTGAGTTGGGATCACTCCATCAGAAATATGGGGACAAAGGTAATTTTCGTTTATCCATTGCATGTATTTTTCTAGTTCCCTCAAGGCTCAAAGTAACAACGGCAAATAAGCAGTGTTCTCCTGATTTTACCATTAACTTTCTTGTAGTATGAGCAGATCCTGATTCAGTTGTTTGGAGAACAGTTGAAACCAGAACCTGATAGCTATTATTCCTTGGTTGAGCATGCTGCGACTAGTGTCAAAACCAAACTAGTTGATTTGGCTTATCTGTAACTGTAGGGAGGGCTTCTCCATTTTCTTTGGGGAACTCAATTAATCTATTTCTTGTTTACTTTATACAAAGTGTAAATTCCAGTGTCCCTTGGACTTCTATCCAAATTCGCATTGCATGGATTCTTTCATTTTCCTCGTGCTATTGTGGACGCTCAGATCATTAGGGCTAGCATTTATCTGGAAATGGAGTCTGCTGCATCCTTTTTTCCTGTTATATCCTATcattatttttttaacaagtttatACTGTTCTGATGTTGGCATAACTTGCTCTCAACAGTAGAGCCAATAACCCAAAACTTTGTTTTCTCTGCACGTCCCATTTATCTTTGCCGTTTTCTGTTCTGGTTAGGATTGGAGATACTGGCGTTCCCATGCAATCAATTTGGTGGACAAGAGCCAGATACCAATGAGCAGATTGCTGAGTTTGCCTGCACCCGTTTCAAAGCTGAGTATCCTATTTTTGGCAAGGTATATCCAATGAAGAACCTTTCTTGATTTTTGGTGTTTGCTAGCATGGAACCAATGGTTTCAATCTAAATAGACCCAGTGTTGTCAAGCAGGTTGATGTGAACGGCAGCAATGCCGCTCCATGTACAAGTTCCTCAAGTCAGAGAAAGGCGGTCTGTTTGGAGAGCGCATAAAGTGGAACTTCTCCAAGTTTTTAGTTGACAAAGATGGGCAAGTCCAAGGCAGATTTGCACCGATGAGCTCCCCGTTGAGCATTGAGGTGATGGTTCAAGACATAATAATCTGCTCTCTGCACGAACATGGTGATTCACCTGGTTGACGTCGTTTCTGCAGAATGACATCGAGAAGCTTCTGGAAGCCTAGAGCTCTGTGTGGACTCGAAGACCATCATGCGGTTCTGTTACATGCTGCCTGCTTTTTTATGCTACGGTGTTCGCTGCATTTCGTTTCCTTGGCGATGGAATAAGCAATTGTCACGGCAATCAGAATAGGGAGGAGAAAATTGTACTAATACCAGACTGCATGACTGGGAATGGCACATGATACAAGGAAGAAGGGGCATCTTCAGATTCGAATAAGCAAGAACATTTGAGCGACGCCTAGTGAATTGAATTCTATAACAATTTACTCGAAAAAAAAACCGAATAAGCTATTTGGAAGTATGGTTTGGGTATTCTTGTGCAAACAGAAAATTCTGGCGAGAGAGAACTGGAATTATCGACAAATGAGCTAGCCTCTAGATGAGTTGATATCAATGGTGGAACTTCTGGTGTCAAATATCCCGGAGGTCGGCCACCCTCCTGTTACGGAGGAGGGCGGCGTTAGATTTTGTTGGTTGTGGCCGGGGCTGGGCGACGCCTCTTGCCCGCCGGTGAGCGAGTCCGGGCTGAAGGCCGCCTGCTTCGCCGCTTTCTTCGACTTGGATCTCGAccctccctggtgaaagctccCCAATACAACCTGCATTTATATAGGCCAGCCAAAATTATATTGTAAGCTCCATTCATGTCTGAACATTCAGTAAGCAACCACTTCATCCATTCATTTTGTGTATGCTACCTGCACGGTACTTGCAGCTACCAGTTGGCCACCCAAAACACCTCCAATCACATTCCTCTCCGGACTGCAGAGCGTGACGCTGAGTCCGCCGCTTTGCTGTTGGCCCTGCCCCTGTTGTGAGCCCTCGGCCAGGTTGTAAGAGCCGGTTAGGCTTAGGATCTCATAGAAACCCTGCAATCATGCAAACGTGCAAAGAGTTATTAGTATAAGTTGAAAAGCATCAGGCCCCATTTGGAACGTGGCGGCTGCCAGGGACGATTTCCCTGGAAGTTTCACTGAATTCCACCAAGTTCATTACAGTTGCATTGCGCTGGGCACGTACCTCGTAGATGGCCGCGTTCTTGTAAGGCGGCGACGAGTGAACCCTTGTCATGGGGGAGGCGTCGCCCGGGTGGCGCAGCACGACCCTGGACACGGACCCCGTCGCCGAGAGGACGCACACCGCCCTTGAAGACTGGTTCGCGAAGGCAGCGATCTTCGCCGCGACGTCCTGCACCAACGGCGACTGTCAGAAAGAACAACTAACGGGGATGCTGCATTTTCTTGAAACGTCAAGAGCACAACAAAGTGCAGCGAAACAGCAGTATGCATTGCCGGCGCACCTCTGAAGGAGGTACCGTGATGATGTGCGGAGTGAAGCTCGTTCCAGCTGAACCAGCGAACGCATTGCCTGAAACACGACACAAATCATGGTCAGGCGACAGAATAGAAAACGCTGTCTTCAGTTTCTCCCATGATTTCTTTTATACTACCATTGATTTCTGAGCTGGCTGACAAAACGTGTTTTTCAGTTTCCTGTTTGGCTTGCCCGAATTAACATGTTCTTCATCCAGACAATGAATGGACGACATTGGTCTATAGCTGAGTTTGACATGGTTTGCAGGCTCTGGATACGGTGGCACAAGGAAAAAGGGAGAAAGCAAAACCTACAAATTCTGATACCACAGAATGATTCTCCAACTCGTTAAAGAAAGGTGCAATTGACACCGCAAAATCTGACATGTTTATACTTTCTTTAGCTAGAAGATTTGGCTTCCATGTACATATCAATCGAAACGGTTATAAAAAAAACACCTCAACAAAGTGTCCCTTTAAAGTCGTTTGGAATTATATTTCAGATTTGGGAAAATAAACCATCTACTATTCGGTAATTATTAAAAGACCAGGGCAAAGATCAGCTAGCCGGTCCACTTACCTACGGCGGAGGGCGACGTCTGCTGCTTCTTCCCGGTGCCCGGTGGCCTCCCACGGCGCTTCTTCTGCGCCGGGTCCTCCATCCCCCGGGTGCCCAGCATGTCGGGGCCTGACATGGACGAGCCCATCCTCGGCGGCGCGCTGAcgaggtgctgctgctgctgcgccgccgccttcatgGTGCCGTCGGGCCCGTACTTGCGCGGCCTCCCTCTCTTCCGCTTGACGGGCTCGGCGGGGGCCGGGGCGGGCGGGACCgtgccggaggcggaggcggagacggAGCCCATGGTGCTGTTGTGCatcaatggcggcggcgcggtgtccATCTGGAACTGCATGCCGGCGAGGGAGCCCCCGCCGATGGAGTTGAGGATCGCGGTGGCGCTCATGTTCATGTTGGGCATGTTGGGCATGGGGCGGATGACGGAGTGCATGCCGGCCAGCGAGGACGGGCtatgggcggcgccgccggcgagcgcggcccggtgctgctgctgctgctgttggtgCTGCTGGTAGAATGACTGCAGGTCGGACGGTGAGATGAGTTCCTTGCCATCCATGCATGGAAGTCGCCCCCAAGGACGAAGCTTTATTCCGGCGCTCTGTTTCTCCGGCTCCGATCACGACCTGCGAATCACAGGAACGCTGTGTGGTCTCCGCGAGCGAGCGTTCTTGTTCCTCCGGCGGAGGTACACCCGGCTTGGCCTTGCTGGAGAATCGCGCAAGGCAGGAGCACCACGGGCATGGGCAGGCGGAGCGGAggatggggaggaggagagagaaaggaaaaggggatAGGAGATGAGACGATAGATCAGATGAAATGATGGGAGAGAGATAAGATGACGCGACGCGGTTGGCTTGGCCTGCCTGCCCGCCTGCCTACACGAGCGGAGGCGGAGCGGAGGGAGACGATGCGATGcgatgaggaggagggggcTAGCCAGGCTAGGCTAGCTGACGGCAGCGGCGCTGTGTTTTTCAGGATGGATGGGGCGATGGGCACCAGCAAGCAAGCAAAGCAGAGCCGCGCGCGAGGCGATAAGATTTTCCGTGCGGCCGACGAAAAGCAACGGCGCCCCGATTTCCGCCGCTCTCctcgctcgcgccgccgtcgttTCCGTCCGCGGGCGGTGGCCTGTCGCTAACCGCCAGCCCCACGCCACAGTGCCTGCCGACCCATCAGCCagcgcaccaccaccacgcgcTCTCTTCCATCCTTCAGCTTCGCTGGAACCATTACCAGAGAGACTTTTCCACACTTCCAGGTCCACGACCTTTTTGGAGGACCACGCAAAAATGACTATGAGTATCACGTTACGTGCAGTAAAAAAATAATTGGATATAACCTCACGTACAGTACAAAGAATATGCAGACGATCCTACCTTAATAAACACTTCTTCTCGGATTCTGTTTGGATACTAACTAAGTTAGAAGTTAGAGTTAATATCCAACTCATGATTAACCATAAACAAACTCTAACCAAAGAGATGTTTGGATTGAAGGGTTAGATGCACAATAAAAACACTTTTCCTGCCATTTggaaggggagagagggaggggaggtaGGGCCATCCCAATTTAACCCTAATAAGCACCCGTTGGAGGGGATAATATTTTGAGTGGGTTAATCTAACCCTTCTGTTTGGATACTTTTAGGGTCTTGTTTGGATTCTTGGGTTAGAGTTAGATTTGGCTTTTTGGGGCCACCTAACCCTAAAGTATCCAAACATGAAGGTTAGAACAGGGTTAGATGTATCTAACCCACCCAAAAAAGCCTCATAAGGCCGCGGAGgcgaggagcttggcacccttagaattaattcattccaatttgtgcgaaatgaatggcgTGTTGACAAAAAGTGGtaaaagatatttcatgacttcGATCGATAACtgcactagattttgttacatctatttgttgaagtcaaaagatgaaactttacactactttaaaatctataaagctgaagtagaaacccaacttgagagaaagatcaaaggagttaggtcagatcgtggtggcgagtacttctcaaatttatttacttcattctgcgaggaacatggtattattcatgagaggacgcctccctattcacctcagtcaaatggggttgccgaaagaaagaatcGCACTCTAACTGATTTGGTTAACACCATGTTAGATGCAGCGGGACTTTTCAAgaaatggtggggtgaggctatattgactgcatgtcatgtcctaaaccgtgttcctacaaagaataaagagataacaccattcgaggaatgggagaaaaaaaggccaacactttcatacttacgtacatggggttgtttgacAAAAAtaagtgtgccaataaccaagaaacgtaagcttggacctaaaactgtggattgtgtctttctaggttatgctattcccAGCGTtgggtatagatttttaatagtgaaatccaGAGTACCtaacatgcatgttggtacaatAACGGAGTCCAGAGATactatattttttgaaaacatttttcccatgagagatggaacaaattcatctaggcaagagttcatcgaggatgatagctctgctgagccgatagaacacaataaACCTACATTTgtggaaaatcctgaggaggataacaatgatgctcctagaaagagcaagagacaaatggCTGTGAAgttttttggtgatgatttcattgtatacctcatggaTGATACatccagaaccattgaagaggcatattcatctcctgatgctgactattggaaggaagcagtgaggagtgagatggtttctattatgtctaatggaacctgggaggttgtTGAACGTcgttatggatgtaaaccggttggatgcaagtgggtgctCAAGAAAAaacttaggccagatggtactattgaaaagtacaaggctagactTGTAGCCGatggttatacccaaaaagaaggagaagatttctttgacacttattcaccggTTGCCAGATTGACCACAACTCGAGTGTTACTTTctttggcagcctcttatggtcttctcgttaatcagatggacgttaagtcagctttcctcaatggagagttggaagaggagatctatatggatcagccagatgggtttgtatcaaaatgtcaagaaggaatgatttgtaagttgttgaaatctttatatggtctcaagtaagcgcctaagcagtggtaTGAAAACTTCGACAGAACTTTGACGTCtgctggctttgttgtgaacgaagctaacaaatgtgtgtactatcgctttGGTgaggctgaaggagtgattttgttcttgtatgtggatgacatactgatctttggcactagccttaatgtgattaagaaAGTCAAAGACTTTTTATCTTAaaattttgatatgaaggatctgggagaagctgatgttatccttaatataaaattGGTAAAAAAgagcaatggtggggtgattcttacacagtcttactatgtggagaaggtgttaagtcgtcttggttatagcgactataaacctgtctcaacaccatatgatgccagtttaattctaaggaagaacaaaaggatcATTGGAtcattgatgtatttagctagtgcaacaagacctgacatctcgtttgctatAAGAAAACTGAGCCGGTtcgtttcaaacccgggagatgatcattggaaggcttttgaaagagtaatgcgctatctaaatggcacaatgaactatggaattcactacaccgggtaccctagggtactagaagggtatagtgattcaaactggatttctgatgctgatgaaaTAAAGGACATAAGTGGATATGtatttacacttggtggtggagctgtttcctggaagtttTGCAAGCAGActatcttaacgaggtcaactatgaaagcagaactcacagcattagataccgccactgttgaggctgagtggcttcgtgagctccttatggacttgccgatagttgcaAAACCGATACCGGCAattctaatgaactgtgacaatcaaacggtgattgtcaaggtgaacagttcaaaggataacatgaagtcatcaagACATGTGAAAAGTCGGTTGAAATCtatcagaaaattgagaaactccggagtaatAGCCTTGGACTacgttcagacggctaaaaatctggcagatcagtttacaaagggtctttcacggaatgtgatagacaatgcatctatggaattgggcttgaaacCCACGTGAGTCAGTCTATAATGGAAACCCGTATcgagatttgaggaggatctcaaccgacttaaagggtggactctatgtacaccacttgtgaagctgATAAGAGGAGGTCgatgaaccacacgcgcgcgcactCGCTTGCCTCGCTGGGCCGGGCCGAGgccgtgggcgtgggcgtggcgtGGCACGGCGCGGCCGGACGGGCAGTGCGTGTGCGTGGCGCGGCCGGCCGAACGTGACATGACGTGTAGGTGCGGTGCGAcatgatgtgctgagatgaaaTCAGAGACAATAAACGTTGACAGTAATGACTGGAGAATCATGTCCTTGACCATTACTAGTAACTGATGGCAGTGATTCACcagtaactgccgctcatcaaagccaaTTACagcgtccaggttcgttgaatctgAAGCACCTCCACGCCTACATAAACCAGCCCCTCCTCGCACTACAAGCACTTGCttcaggtactcctgcttaggagacctctcccttcttcctcaaCTGCTTTCTGCCATCTCCATCactagcactgcgcgcacagttctagcgagagcaggcctccggaacctctactcgctgaaggtcctACACGGGATAGCGGGCAATCACGTTTTTGGggcgcgactgctcgctcctgAACGACTACCTCGGCTACTTCCTGGCGgcgtgaacgactacttcgtctacatccCGGCAAcccgaacgactacttcgtctacttcctggtGATCGTTCGTGGTttgtgggactgcactgcgaacatcttcctgcatcgatgTCGTTCGGCTACATAAAGCAATGACAGTCGAATagaatgtctattccagctggtaacgacGCAACCGGTGTCTCCGGCACGTCTTGGGGTACAATCTGAAACTCATATGTTTCATTTTGTTCGATTTAATGTTAATTTTGAACACTTACACATGCTTAGTTTCACTCACCATAGTCATGgaaatattatttaattacattgttaattttgaaattaaaatataccgaaaattgcctagatttctaaccgTCTTGGTCATGCATGGGTAATTTGGTATATAATATGCTATATATATACACTAGCTAGCACCATGCACATCTATATGCATATATTGCACGAAACAATAGTCCGTCCATCTCGATCATAGCATGTCCCGGACTACCGGTAGATCAATACAATCCGTGATGCCCTTGAATATATATGTTTATGAGCTCAGCCATCGCTCCTTGTTTCATTCTGATTAAACTGTCtgcgtggatggatggatccatCGATCGATCTGTGGTTGAGCGGCCGTGGCCGGCAGGCGGGCTGCGATCCCATGCATCAGGCCAGCACAAGACGTACACGATCGACGTCGACCCAGCATCCAAGGGCAGAGCGAGCTCGTAGCAGGACGGCATCCATCCGATTAGCCACTGAATAATTAGGCAGGGCATGCACGCAGGCCATGTTGACATGCATGATCTATGGACACTCCCTGTCGATCTGCTGCCTCAGTCGAGTTGTTGGAGTCACCAATTAACGCTAGCTAGGTAGCTAGCTGCAACAAATATCTACTACTATTCCATTCCAAGTGGCGTCCTTTTCCGATCCGATCCGCTCGCAACGCAACGGCAGATAGACGAGATACATGGACAATGCAAGTGGCTGCCACTTGCCCAGTCGTGCTCATGCCGATCGACCTCACCTTGCTCGCCTCGCTCCATCTCGATGGATGTGTATCGCAACTTGTGGCCGGACCACACAAACGGTGGCTGGCCCGGCCCGTCGTCCGTAGTAGCGCAAGGCAAGCGCCCTGCTGCGTGCCAAGCAACCAACTGGATTACTGGAACGCCGTCGCGCAGGCCGACCCGCGGCCACCTCGCGCTCAACTCAAAAACGATGGCGGCAACCCCTCCTGGCCGCGCCCTCCTGTGTTCCCCCTGGAACGCCGTCGTCAATCTGTGGACAGGCTTGGTCTAGGCCTAGCCTAGAAGAAACAACAGTTAGTTTGTtgccgagaaaaaaaaaatcaagcgtGGACCCATAGATGATGAGGTTGCAtagattccaaaattttacacccaAAAACGTCGTATCGAATGTTTGgatacatgtatggagtactaaataaaatctatttgcaaaatgggttgtaaatcgcgagatgaatttaaGGAGCCTACTTattccatgatttgcaacagtaaccatccgctaattataaattcattatggattaattaggctcattagattcgtcccgcgatttacaacccatcaatgcaaaaaattttataaatagactttatttagtgctccaaaataataaaattctCTTCCAAAAATTTACACCAAAAAAagtctaaacacagccatggtGTAGCCTGACGGATGGAAACCTGGGCACCCGTTGACCATGTGAAATACTAGTGTGCCTAGCAACAGCAACGAGCTGATGAGTACAGAGGCAGAGCCCCCCGGCATTGGGGATGGAATGGAATGCCAGGGCTTGACTGAGCTTAGCTTTAATTGCTGTCTATGCGGCCAGTGGATCGGAGCGGAGTAGCCATCACTTCCAGTGCACCACCATGCAGATCGAAATCTATGGCGATTCTTGCTTGGTTTGGTGTGTGGAAGGGATGGATAAGTGCAGCCGCTGACAGGATAAGGCCGGATCTATCAATATCTATCGGAGGAGGAGAtaccaaccaaccaaccaacagCGACCGCCGCGCCCAATTTGCATTGCTTCATTGCTTGGCTCCTCGCGTCCATCACCATTCACCAGCCTAGCCTCTCTCATCAGATAGATCCCTGCTTCAATTCCCTTCCCTTTGATCATCTCATCTGAGCAATGCAATCATCATCGCATGGTACTCCATGGCCGATCTAGGTGCCTGCTGCTGTGGCTACGCTGCTCTGGCTGCGCCGCTCTGATCCCTCTCCTCtcagatttttttattttttatacaaTTTTTAATCAAAATTACGTATTAATACTCTGGATCTGATAAATTACAAAACTAGGTCACAATTGTCTACCCAGCTGTAGACGAAATTCAACAGAGAAATTATCTACCAAGAGGACGAAATACAAATATTTCATCTAGCAAGAAGACGAAAATAGATTTcgttaaaaatataatttttggcaattttCGTCAACTGTGCATAATTTTAAATGACAAAATATAGATATTGTCTACCCACTGGATGAAATCTAGATATTGTCTACCCACTGGACGAAATTTAGTAAATTAATATTTTTAGCATTATTTGCTGTGTGCTCTATATTTTGAATCTATTTTACAAAGTATATTTTAATATAAACTTCATTTCTTTTCTATTATAAATTGTGTAGTCGTAACGTGAACTATCAATGTACTGCAATTAATATAGCAAATTAGTCGAGAGCCATAAATTCCCCACTTTCATTAAGATAACGATCACAAAGCAACATGTCATTGTGTCTTTACTACAATTGTAATAAATATTAGTACTGCAATTATACTACAGACGCAATGGCTCGTTGCTTTGTGATCGTTATCTTTATAAAAGCCGGGAATTTATGACTCTTGCCTAGTTTGCCGTACTAATTGCAGTACATTGATAGTTCACATTACGACTACACAGTTTATAATAGAAAAGAAATAAAGTTTATATCAAAATATACTTTGTAAAATAGATTCAAAATATAGAGCACACAACAAATAATGCTAAAAATGTTAATTTACTAAATTTCGACAATATCTAGATTTTGTCCAGTGGGTAGATAATATTTAGATTTCATCCCATGGATAGACAATATCTATATTTCGTCATTTAAAATCATGCACAGTTGACgaaaattgccaaaaattgtATTTTAAATATATTTCGTCTACTGGATAGATGAAATCTATTTTCGTCTTCTTGCTAGATGAAATATTTGTATTTCGTCCTCTTGGTAGATAATTTCTCTAGATTTCGTCTGCTGGCTAGACGTCTACTGGGTAGACAATTGTGCTCTAGTTTTGTAATTTATCAGATCCAGAGTATTAATACATAACTTTGattaaaaattatattaaaaataaaaaaattctctcCTCTCCATCCCTCTCGGCTCCGCAACTTGTTTTACGAAAGCTACGCCTACGGCCCTCGAGGATGGCCGGCCGATTCATTCGTATGGAGTAAACAGGCTGCCAGGCCCAACTCTTCAATACGGACCAAGCAACAAGGCTACCAGGCCCAACTCTTCCATACGGACCAATAAACAAGGCTGCCAGGCCCAACTCTTCCATACAGCCCAAGTAACAAGGCGGCCAGACCCAACTCTTCCATACGGCCCAAGAAACAAGGCTGCCAGGCCCAACTCTTCCATACGGCACAAGCAACAAGGCTGCCAGGCCGTGCTGTTGCCAACAAATTCTAAACAGGCTTGCATTCAAATTGCATCGGTAGACATCGTCATTATGTAGCTCGTTTTCTTTccctaaagaaaaaaaaaacctgtGTTCTCTGATGAGCTGAAACCCTACCCGCATTCAGGTTTATATTATATTTGGCTCGTCTAACAACTTGCTTCTTCCATCTTCCTCTCCATCTCATCCGATCCCACACAATGCAACTTGTCGCTTGCCTGCTCAATTCTGTCTCGGCACCATGCACAGCACTAGCTAGCTGTTAGCTGTACGTTCATGTCTAGCTACACGCAGTGTACAGCTCTTCAGATCCGTCTCCAGGTAGGTAATAATAGTTACT from Panicum virgatum strain AP13 chromosome 7N, P.virgatum_v5, whole genome shotgun sequence includes the following:
- the LOC120682823 gene encoding AT-hook motif nuclear-localized protein 9-like, whose amino-acid sequence is MDGKELISPSDLQSFYQQHQQQQQQHRAALAGGAAHSPSSLAGMHSVIRPMPNMPNMNMSATAILNSIGGGSLAGMQFQMDTAPPPLMHNSTMGSVSASASGTVPPAPAPAEPVKRKRGRPRKYGPDGTMKAAAQQQQHLVSAPPRMGSSMSGPDMLGTRGMEDPAQKKRRGRPPGTGKKQQTSPSAVGNAFAGSAGTSFTPHIITVPPSEDVAAKIAAFANQSSRAVCVLSATGSVSRVVLRHPGDASPMTRVHSSPPYKNAAIYEGFYEILSLTGSYNLAEGSQQGQGQQQSGGLSVTLCSPERNVIGGVLGGQLVAASTVQVVLGSFHQGGSRSKSKKAAKQAAFSPDSLTGGQEASPSPGHNQQNLTPPSSVTGGWPTSGIFDTRSSTIDINSSRG